GCTGCCAGTGCCGTGCTCGTTTCAATCTCCCCTGCATGCCACCCAGGTGTTTCTTCTGGAGGACCCTCAACAATATCTTTTAACAGTGAGTAGTTCCTTTCAGTCGGTGTTTTATACCAGCACACGAAGCATCCTGTTTCATACCTGATTCTCCGCAATACGTCATCAATAACCTTTGAATTGCTTCCGTGATGACTGACAAAGATAATCTTGTTAAAGCCGTGGTATATCATGCATTTAGCGAGTTCGTAGACAATGCGGCGATACGTATCCCCTGAAAAAGTGAGGGTACCCGTCCCCTGGCCAACTTCACCCATGTGGTGAGGAGAATAACCAACGGGGATGAGAGGTGTATAGCAGGTTTGTGCCAATTCAGCGGCCCTCTTGACTACACCCATCGTCGTAAGGCTATCCGTTCCCAACGGGCAATGCGCACCATGTTTTTCAGTAGAACCCATAGGGATCATAATGACATCGTTCTTCTTGAGATACTCAGCCACCTCGTCGTAACCCATTTCAGAAATATCC
This Candidatus Caldatribacterium sp. DNA region includes the following protein-coding sequences:
- a CDS encoding creatininase family protein, whose protein sequence is DISEMGYDEVAEYLKKNDVIMIPMGSTEKHGAHCPLGTDSLTTMGVVKRAAELAQTCYTPLIPVGYSPHHMGEVGQGTGTLTFSGDTYRRIVYELAKCMIYHGFNKIIFVSHHGSNSKVIDDVLRRIRYETGCFVCWYKTPTERNYSLLKDIVEGPPEETPGWHAGEIETSTALAADEGTVDMSKAKPDRAHAPYWMGPAFSKHDGSGFVTFLGSENIWVPMEHHEYSDTATIGNPLRASKEKGLKYFEIAGEALAKFIEEVKKFNIVVPPEKRQFNNRA